CGGATCGCCACCGAGATGCTCGAGCGGGTCGGCCTCGGCCACCGGCTGCAGTCGATGCCGGACAAGCTGTCCGGCGGTGAGCAGCAGCGGGTGTCGATCGCCAGGGCGCTGGTGCGTGGGCCGCGGCTGATCCTCGCCGACGAACCGACCGGCGCGCTCGATGTGGAGACCGGCGCCACCGTGATGCGCCTGCTCGACGACGTCGCCGAGCAGTCCGGGGCGGCCCTGATCACCATCACACACGACGTGAACGTCGCGGCCCTGGCCAGACGGCACTATCGGCTGGATAACGGGGTGCTCACGCCCGTCGTCGCGACCCCGGAGCTGGCCTCCCTGGTGGGGGTCGCCTCGTGAGCTGGCTGACCGGCTTCGTCGGCGCCGTCCTCGAGGCGTGGTCGGAGCTGCGGATCCACCGCACCCGCGTGCTGCTCAGCCTGATCGGGGTTGCCGTGGCCGTGGCCGCCCTCACCTCGGTCGTCGGCGTCAGCTCGATGGCTCGGCAGGCGATGCAGGAGGGGTACGAGCGGTCCGGCGGGCGTCCGGCGACGGTCGTGGTGATGGCCAACCAGATGCAGGGGCAGCCCAACCCGGACGACTTCAACGCCGCCATGCAGACGGCGATCGACCGATACGAGATCAGTTTCGCCTCCCGATCCGTCTACTCGAGCGTGTCCACGCAGTTCACCGAGGGCACCGAACCGGTGCAGGCGCAAGGTGTGGATCCGGCCTACGGTCAGATGTTCCGGATGCAACTGGAGCATGGTCGCTGGTTCACCGAGCAAGACAGCGCCCGCCTGGCCCCGGCGGTCATCGTCAACGCGGCGTTCCACGCCCGGCTGGGATCTCCCGATCTTGCCAGCCACCCCACCGTGACCCTGCGCGGTGAGCAGGCCGCGACCGCGGTCATCATCGGGGTCACGCCCTCGCAGGGCCAGTGGGACACCGCGCCCAGCATGTTCCTGCTGGCCGACCAGCTGCCGCCGTTCGCCACCGATCAGGGCGGCTTCGCGCCGCAGACGGAATGGCGACTGTGGGTGCCGCCGGAGATCGGCGAGGAAATGCGGGTCGCGGTCCAACGCGACGTCATGGCTGCGCTCGGCGACGGCTACGACGTGCAGGCGTCCCGCAACGACTATCTGAGCTGGGGCGGCGGCGACCCGCTCGCCCCGCTGACCATGGCGGTCGGTGGCATCGCGGTGCTGATCCTGGCGCTCGGGGTGCTCGGCCTCGTCAACATCACCATGGTCACCGTGCGATACCGCATCCGGGAGATCGGCATCCGGCGCAGCTTCGGGGCCACCTCCGGGCGGGTGTTCTTCACCGTGATGATGGAAAGCGTGGTGGCCACCGCGGTTGCCGGCGTGGCCGGGGTGATGCTCGCGATCGCCGTGGTCTCCAACCCGTGGCTGCAGCAACTGGTGGCGCAGGGCGTGCAGGACCTGCCGCCGTTCCCGATGGAGGCCGCCGTCATCGGCATGGTCACCGCGGTGGGCGCCGGCGCGCTCGCCGGACTGCTGCCGGCGCTGGTCGCCGTGCGGGTGAAGGTGATCGACGCTATCCGCTACTGACCGGACACACGAAAGCGCCCTACCGGGTGATGACGGATGCTGCCGGTACCGTTGAACGCATGGCTACGAGCTCCAAACCCTCCCCGCGGGGGCGATCCACGCCTGCGCGCGGCGGCAAAGCCACCGGCACCACCAAAGCAACCCGCAGCACACCCACCACCCGCACCACCCGCACCACCCAGACCACCAAGAAGCTGCCGGTGCAGCAGCCGGCGCCAGAACAAGGGCTGCTCGCCAAGGGATGGATGGCGCTCGCCCACCTGGTCGGCGGCGCGTTCCGGGTGTTCGGCCACGAGAACCTCGCTAAAGAGGAACGCCGCGACGGCGTCCCGTTCTTCATCATCGCGCTGGCCGTCATCGGCGTGATTGTGGAATGGTTGAACCCCACCGATCCGGTCGCGATCGCCCTGGACGCCTACACCTTCGGCGGCGTGCTCGGCCGGGTCGCCTTCGCCCTCCCGGTGATCATGGTGCTGTTCGCCGCCTGGCTGTTCCGGCATCCGGCCAGCATCCACGACAACACCCGCATTGGCATCGGCCTGGCGCTGCTGCTCATCTCGATCAGCGCGCTCTGCCACATCTTCGGCGGGCAGCCGCAACCGGCCGACGGCATGACCGTGCTCGCGCGGGCCGGCGGCCTCGCCGGCTGGGTGGTCGGCGCGCCGCTGCTGTTCGGCACCATGTGGGTGGCCGTGCCCGTGGTGATCATCATCATGGTGCTGTCACTGTTCATCCTCACCAAGACCCCACCGAACCGGGTGGGCGACCGGCTGCGTGAGCTGTACAACTACCTGTTCGGTGCGGAGCTAACCACCGGCGAGGAGCGGGCCGCCGCGAAGGCCGCCACCGGCACCGTCGAGTTCGGCTCCCTCGACGACCTCGGCATCGAAGAAGACGAATCCCAGCTGCCCTGGTGGCGCCGCAACAAGAGCCGCCGCGAGGAAGAACCGGCCTTCGACA
This Salinibacterium sp. ZJ450 DNA region includes the following protein-coding sequences:
- a CDS encoding ABC transporter permease, whose product is MSWLTGFVGAVLEAWSELRIHRTRVLLSLIGVAVAVAALTSVVGVSSMARQAMQEGYERSGGRPATVVVMANQMQGQPNPDDFNAAMQTAIDRYEISFASRSVYSSVSTQFTEGTEPVQAQGVDPAYGQMFRMQLEHGRWFTEQDSARLAPAVIVNAAFHARLGSPDLASHPTVTLRGEQAATAVIIGVTPSQGQWDTAPSMFLLADQLPPFATDQGGFAPQTEWRLWVPPEIGEEMRVAVQRDVMAALGDGYDVQASRNDYLSWGGGDPLAPLTMAVGGIAVLILALGVLGLVNITMVTVRYRIREIGIRRSFGATSGRVFFTVMMESVVATAVAGVAGVMLAIAVVSNPWLQQLVAQGVQDLPPFPMEAAVIGMVTAVGAGALAGLLPALVAVRVKVIDAIRY